The Vicia villosa cultivar HV-30 ecotype Madison, WI linkage group LG1, Vvil1.0, whole genome shotgun sequence genome includes a region encoding these proteins:
- the LOC131644526 gene encoding uncharacterized protein LOC131644526: MGGSLLTCCLSMENHHHPSTLLSMDSSACSHDELDLEMNRQIILSRPPDINLPLSAPQPWSSDPCDILDVGLGTQGGYETESLLNLPKAVKKCSKRVDSIWGAWFFFRFYFKPVLLEKSKAKVVRDDNNGVSGFDKTDLNNDVFMVQHDLENMYMWVFKERPENALGKMQLRSYMNGHSRQGERPFPFSVDKGFVRSHRMQRKHYRGLSNPQCLHGIEVVMSPNLSSLDRDEQKKWMELTGRDLNFMIPAEASDFSSWRNLPNTDFELERPPPPIKSAPVPHAKKLLNESGLNLSTHMPNGDAADLSPISSKKRKDFFLSGNDEECYLPVNPPSDRIPDLEMHPSEQNWLNEFSGVMKNACGPATAAKTIYEDEQGYLIIISLPFVDLPSVKVSWRNTLTHGIIKVSCVSTSRKPFIKRSDRTFKLTDPSSEHCPPGEFIREIPLLTRIPEDANIEAYYDGPGSVLEIMVPKLRPGSEEHEVRVCLRPNLGGNLDGNDLMLT; this comes from the coding sequence ATGGGTGGTTCTCTTCTCACTTGTTGTCTCTCAATGGAGAATCATCATCATCCTTCAACGCTGTTGTCGATGGATTCGAGTGCATGTTCTCATGACGAGCTTGATTTGGAGATGAATAGGCAGATCATACTTTCTCGTCCGCCGGATATCAATTTGCCCCTTTCCGCGCCGCAGCCGTGGAGTTCTGATCCGTGTGATATTTTGGATGTTGGGCTTGGTACTCAAGGAGGGTATGAGACAGAGAGTTTGCTTAACCTTCCGAAAGCGGTGAAGAAGTGTTCCAAGCGTGTGGATAGCATTTGGGGTGCTTggttttttttcagattttatttTAAGCCGGTTTTGCTTGAGAAATCGAAGGCGAAAGTTGTTAGGGATGATAACAATGGTGTTTCGGGGTTTGATAAGACGGATCTGAATAATGATGTTTTTATGGTTCAGCATGATTTGGAAAATATGTATATGTGGGTTTTTAAGGAGAGGCCAGAGAATGCGTTGGGTAAGATGCAGCTGAGGAGTTACATGAACGGACATTCTCGCCAAGGGGAACGCCCGTTTCCTTTTAGCGTTGACAAAGGTTTTGTTCGGTCTCATAGGATGCAAAGGAAACATTATAGAGGACTTTCAAATCCTCAGTGTTTGCATGGTATTGAAGTTGTTATGTCGCCCAATCTTTCAAGTCTTGACAGGGATGAGCAGAAGAAGTGGATGGAACTCACTGGCCGAGATTTGAATTTCATGATCCCGGCCGAAGCAAGCGACTTCAGCTCATGGAGAAATCTTCCCAACACGGATTTCGAGCTTGAGAGACCACCTCCCCCAATCAAGAGTGCTCCAGTTCCTCACGCGAAGAAGCTGCTCAATGAATCTGGGCTGAATTTGTCTACTCATATGCCGAACGGTGATGCAGCTGACTTGTCCCCTATCAGTAGCAAGAAAAGGAAGGACTTTTTCCTTAGTGGGAATGATGAAGAATGTTACTTGCCTGTTAATCCTCCTTCTGATCGGATTCCGGATTTGGAAATGCACCCTAGTGAACAAAACTGGTTGAATGAGTTTAGCGGTGTTATGAAGAATGCTTGTGGACCGGCTACAGCCGCGAAAACTATTTACGAAGATGAACAAGGCTACTTGATCATTATCAGTTTGCCTTTTGTGGATCTTCCTAGTGTCAAAGTTTCTTGGAGGAATACTCTCACTCACGGTATCATAAAGGTTTCTTGTGTAAGTACATCGCGAAAGCCATTTATCAAGAGAAGTGACAGGACATTCAAGCTCACAGATCCGTCCTCAGAGCACTGTCCCCCTGGAGAATTCATTCGTGAAATCCCTCTTCTAACTCGCATTCCTGAAGATGCCAATATTGAAGCGTACTATGATGGACCAGGATCAGTGCTTGAGATCATGGTGCCTAAACTTCGTCCAGGATCAGAAGAGCATGAAGTCCGTGTTTGCCTCCGTCCTAATCTCGGTGGCAACCTGGATGGTAACGATCTCATGTTGACTTGA
- the LOC131658190 gene encoding uncharacterized protein LOC131658190 translates to MASSIGATRSCQFRSQCRCGLEAPLMTSWTDSNPGRRFFGCGMYKVQGRKRCSHFVWYDDELSSRAKEIIYSLQKKLEHERARLDEANTRVAEMKTKLNAMNLLMKFSVSMTLVMVVGLVMLNVMK, encoded by the exons ATGGCGAGTAGTATCGGGGCTACACGTTCATGTCAGTTTCGAAGCCAGTGCAGGTGTGGGCTTGAAGCTCCATTGATGACCTCATGGACTGATTCGAACCCAGGCAGACGTTTTTTTGGGTGTGGGATGTACAAG GTACAGGGGCGTAAAAGGTGTAGCCACTTTGTTTGGTACGACGATGAACTCTCATCAAGGGCCAAGGAAATAATCTACTCCCTGCAGAAAAAATTGGAGCATGAAAGGGCTAGATTGGATGAAGCTAATACAAGAGTAGCAGAAATGAAGACGAAGTTGAATGCAATGAACTTATTGATGAAATTCTCAGTTTCCATGACATTAGTTATGGTAGTAGGACTTGTGATGCTTAATGTAATGAAGTAG
- the LOC131644525 gene encoding uncharacterized protein LOC131644525 — translation MENHQNHHPSTLLSMDSSASSHEELELEMNRQIILSRPPDINLPLSAERSPPPQSWNSDPCDILDVGLGTQGYETETFLTLPKVGRKCAKRVDSIWGAWFFFSFYFKPSLNDKSKAKIIRDGNGISGFEKSDLNLDVFMVQHDMENMYMWVFKERPENALGKMQLRSYMNGHSRQGERPFPFSVDKGFVRSHRMQRKHYRGLSNPQCVHGIEVFPSPNLMNLDEDDRKRWIELTGRDLNFTVPTEASDFSSWRNLPNTDFELERPLPSIKSAANGHPPKKLLNGSGLNLSTSLSNHTNGDLLDLPSANGKKRKDFFPHVNGNGNGNLNGNLNGNLNEEECYLAVNPPSDRIQDIEMHPSEPHWLNDFSGVIKNIYGPVTAAKTIYEDEQGYLIIISLPFVDLASVKVSWRNTLTHGIIKVSCMSTSRKPFIKRRDRTFKLTDASSEHCPPGEFVREISLSTRIPEDANLEAYYDEPGSVLEIMVPKHRVGPEEHEVRVCLRPHLGGNDLMLT, via the coding sequence ATGGAGAATCATCAGAATCATCATCCTTCAACGTTGTTGTCAATGGATTCGAGCGCGTCTTCTCATGAGGAACTTGAACTGGAGATGAATCGCCAGATCATACTTTCTCGTCCGCCAGATATTAATTTGCCTCTTTCTGCTGAACGTAGTCCGCCGCCTCAGTCGTGGAATTCTGATCCTTGTGATATTTTGGATGTGGGTCTTGGTACTCAAGGGTATGAGACTGAGACTTTTCTTACTTtgcctaaagttggaagaaaatgtGCTAAGCGGGTTGATAGCATATGGGGTGCTTGGTTTTTCTTTAGTTTTTACTTTAAGCCGTCGTTGAATGATAAATCAAAGGCCAAGATTATCAGGGACGGAAATGGTATTTCGGGTTTTGAGAAATCGGATCTCAATCTTGATGTTTTCATGGTTCAACATGATATGGAAAATATGTACATGTGGGTTTTTAAGGAGAGGCCTGAAAATGCGTTGGGTAAGATGCAGCTGAGGAGTTACATGAACGGTCATTCTCGCCAAGGGGAGCGTCCGTTTCCTTTTAGTGTTGACAAGGGATTTGTTCGATCCCACCGGATGCAAAGGAAGCATTATAGAGGACTTTCGAACCCTCAGTGTGTACATGGTATTGAGGTTTTTCCTTCACCCAATCTGATGAATCTTGACGAGGATGATCGAAAAAGGTGGATTGAACTCACTGGGCGAGATTTGAATTTCACAGTCCCAACTGAAGCAAGTGATTTTAGTTCATGGAGAAATCTTCCCAACACAGACTTTGAGCTTGAGAGACCTCTTCCTTCAATCAAGAGTGCTGCAAATGGACACCCTCCTAAGAAGCTGCTTAATGGGTCTGGGCTGAATTTGTCAACTTCTCTGTCGAACCACACCAACGGTGATTTATTGGACCTACCTTCTGCCAACGGAAAGAAGAGGAAAGACTTTTTCCCTCATGTAAATGGCAACGGAAATGGAAACCTGAATGGAAACCTAAACGGTAACCTAAATGAAGAAGAATGTTACCTTGCTGTTAATCCTCCATCTGATCGGATCCAAGATATAGAAATGCACCCAAGTGAACCGCACTGGTTGAATGACTTCAGCGGGGTGATAAAGAACATATACGGACCCGTTACCGCCGCTAAAACTATCTATGAAGATGAACAGGGTTACTTGATTATCATCAGTCTACCCTTTGTAGACCTAGCAAGTGTAAAAGTTTCATGGAGGAACACTCTGACTCATGGCATCATCAAGGTTTCTTGTATGAGCACATCTCGAAAGCCATTCATCAAGAGACGCGATAGGACATTCAAGCTTACTGATGCATCCTCAGAGCACTGCCCCCCTGGAGAGTTTGTCCGCGAAATCTCTCTTTCCACCAGAATTCCTGAAGATGCAAATCTGGAAGCATATTACGACGAACCAGGATCAGTGCTAGAAATCATGGTGCCAAAACACCGCGTCGGCCCAGAAGAACACGAAGTCCGAGTTTGCCTCCGCCCTCATCTCGGAGGGAATGATCTTATGTTGACTTGA